CCACGCGAAGCCTTTGGAATACATCGCCATGCTCACGTCCTTGGCAGTGCGCGTTCCGGAATATTCGCTTTGGTTCCAGTTGTTACGTCCAGCATTGCCCCCCTTTTTTCCTTTGCCCCCCTTCTCGACCGGCTGGGAGGCAGCAATAGGGGCTAAGCATAAAACTAAAATCGGAATACAGTATTTTTTCATTTCTGGTTCCCTTTCCCCAACTTAGCGAGTTGAGATGGGTCGTTTATTGGGATCATATCGAAGATTGGCGACCGGGATGAGCCCTATTCATTCACTCCGTAGAGTGTGAAATTTGATTCTGGTTACAAAAGAAATCTTATTTCCGGCCAAACTCCGGATGCGCGATGAGGGCGTGGATGGCGGCGCGCAGCGAGTAATCCTGATTGGCGGCGGCCTGGAACACGGCGTCAATGTACGGGCGATCTGCGCGGGTGACTTCGCGGCCATGGGCGTAGCTGATGAGTTTGCCAATGATCCCTTTGAGGAGGCGCTCCTTGTCGGCCATCAGCGCGGCCTTGAGCGTGGGCAGGTCGCGCACTTCGCGGCCGTTGGGGAGTTTCATCGTGGCCTCAATCGGAGCGTTGGTAAATTTGAGTTTCTTTGTGAACGTGGTGCTCTCCCGCTCGACCGGCAATTCATCGACGTGACGATATTCGCTGCGCTTGCGGCCAACGGGATCGTAGAATTCAAGGGCGAATCCCAAGGGATCGATCTTCGAATGACAACGGGAGCAGCTCTCGAGTTCCTGATGCTTGAGAATGGCCTCGCGGATAGTGGTGGTGCCGCGAATGTCCGGCTCGTTGATCAATATATCAGCAGGCGGTTCGATGCGCTCGTTGTAAAGATTCTTGAGAATCCACGCGCCTCTATGAATCGGTGACGTAGCGAAATCTGTGGAAGTAAGCTTCAGGAAACCGGCCTGGGCAATGAGCCCTCCCCGCTCGCTATTCTCGGGGAGCTTCACCGGCACGAAGGCATCCCCTTTGACTGCGGGCAAACCGTAGAAGCGGGCCAAGCGGTCATTGGCCATCACGAAATCCGAGTCAATGAAGTGTTCCATGCTCAGGTTCTTCTCCAGTAGATGGCGAAAAAGTTCACGGCCTTCGCGCCCCATGGAATCGACCGTCATACGGCGCACGTCCTTAAACACGCGGACGTCCGGACCAAAGTCGTCCACCTTGTCGCGCTGCAACCATTGTCGGGTGAAGTCGTCAATGAAACGGCCGGCCTTAGGAGCCGTCAACAGCCGCTCCACCTGCGCCGAGGGATCCTTGGCTAGGGCGCCGGATTTGGCGGCGGCGAGCAACGCGGAGTCCGGGACGGAGTTCCAGAGGAAATACGATAGCCGGTAGGCTCGTTCCACCTCGGTCAACTCAGGCGATTCGGCCTTGTAGATAAAGTGCGGCGAGGTCAGCAGCGCGATCAGCACGCTGCGGGCGGTGGCGGTCATCGAGGCGCCGGACTTTTCCATGCCTCGCGCGATTTCTACAAACGCCTGACGGTCCCCCTCCGAAAGCGGCCGCTGCGTGAGCAACAACGCAATGTGATCGACCAGCTCACCCGGCTTCAGGTTCGGCCGAGGGAGGATGGCCTTCATCGCGGCGGTCGGCCATTGCTCCGTCAATGGGCCAGTCACCTTCATATAGGAGAAGCGCATGGCGGGCCCCTTGTGTGGTTGTTTTGCAAGACTCCTACCCGGCACACGGGCGCTGTCGAAGGTGAAGGCCAACATGTCGCCCGCTTTTAGGGTGAGCTCGGTCGTAAATCCTTTCGAGCCATGCGGCATGGGGATTCGGCGGATCATCTGAAAGCTGGTCGGATGACGCCCGTCCCCCAGGTTGATTCCGATGACCTCGCCTTCCTTGGATTTTTCAGAATGCGCCTTCACTTCAAGCCGGTACACCCCAAAGGCGGGAATCACAAACTGGTCATGGCTCTCCGGATCGATGGAGAAATGCAGATTACTGCGGTAGGGTCGAA
This genomic interval from Limisphaerales bacterium contains the following:
- a CDS encoding DUF1592 domain-containing protein yields the protein MRLPCAMLWVSFLLSVTLRAEPKLEQFFAQNCVKCHGPEKQKGKVRLDQPVDALFADEELLETLAAVLEAGEMPPEKAPQPKAAAVAEVVQLLQKHILTQRPANPLKRLTRAEYTNTIRDLFGVDFDFTGLLPPDHVEHGFDKFGEAHLMSPHQVMAYLKTARFIAERVLPDAQPRARSWEFDARHFHGSKNFATGGGGDYRDGDDYVITGFRPYRSNLHFSIDPESHDQFVIPAFGVYRLEVKAHSEKSKEGEVIGINLGDGRHPTSFQMIRRIPMPHGSKGFTTELTLKAGDMLAFTFDSARVPGRSLAKQPHKGPAMRFSYMKVTGPLTEQWPTAAMKAILPRPNLKPGELVDHIALLLTQRPLSEGDRQAFVEIARGMEKSGASMTATARSVLIALLTSPHFIYKAESPELTEVERAYRLSYFLWNSVPDSALLAAAKSGALAKDPSAQVERLLTAPKAGRFIDDFTRQWLQRDKVDDFGPDVRVFKDVRRMTVDSMGREGRELFRHLLEKNLSMEHFIDSDFVMANDRLARFYGLPAVKGDAFVPVKLPENSERGGLIAQAGFLKLTSTDFATSPIHRGAWILKNLYNERIEPPADILINEPDIRGTTTIREAILKHQELESCSRCHSKIDPLGFALEFYDPVGRKRSEYRHVDELPVERESTTFTKKLKFTNAPIEATMKLPNGREVRDLPTLKAALMADKERLLKGIIGKLISYAHGREVTRADRPYIDAVFQAAANQDYSLRAAIHALIAHPEFGRK